The Candidatus Aminicenantes bacterium DNA window TCCGCTTGGGATTCGGATTCGAGAGGATGCCCAGGATTTCGACGTCGAACTCCTCGATGGCCGTCCCCGCGAATACGGAGCGGCCCTTCCCTTTCATGCCCGCCCTGACTTGATCCAGCGGCAGAATCGGCGTCGCCGCGCCGGCCGCCATGGCGGCCAGGAGGAGCCAGGCGACGGCCGCCGCGACGCGACGAGGGGCTGCGGTCACGAGCGTCTCCATGCGTTCCTCCTCGGGTCCGTCGGCGGACCCGGCCGGACCGGCCGGTTTGACCGGGCGCCGGCGCCGGTTTAGAATGGGTCGGCGCACGCCATGAAAGTCCTGCTGACCGGCGGAACCGGGTTCATCGGAAGCCACCTGGCCGAAGCCTTGACGGCCTCGGGGCACGAGGTCTATGCGCTCGTCCGCGATCCCGGAACCCTCAAGTTCCTGAAAGGGATCCCGATCCGACTCGTGCCGGGCGGCCTTCTCGATGCGCCGGCCTTCCCGCCCGGCCTCGACCGGGTCTTCCATCTCGCGGGCCTGACGAAAGCCTTGAAAACCGAAGCGTATTTTAGCGTAAACCGTTTCGGCACGGCAAGCTTGTTGGAAACCCTGGCCGCCCAAGGCCAATTCCCGCGCCTCATCCACTTGTCCAGCATGGCCGCCGCGGGCCCCTCCATCGGCGGCCGTCCCCGCCGGGAAGACGACCCCCCGGCCCCCGTCTCGCCATACGGCCGCAGCAAGCTTGCGGGTGAAGCCGAGGTCCTGGCCCGGGCCGATCGGTTCCCTTCGGTCATCATCCGGGTCGGCGCCGTGTACGGACCGCGGGACGAGGAGTTCGCCCGCTTCTTCCGGATCCTCAAGCGCGGCATCCTGCCCTGCTTCGGGCCCGGGCGGCAGCCGATCTCGATCTGCTATGTCAAGGACCTCGTCCGGGCTTTGATCCTGGCGGGCGAAGCCGGGGTGCGATCCGGCGAAATCTTCCAAGTCGGAAATCCGGACGCCTCGAGCTTCGAGGAAATCGGCCGGCTGGCCGCCCTCCATCTTGGTCGCCGGGCTCGCCGCCTCCGCATCCCGATGGCCGCCGTCAAGGCCGCGGCCCGCCTCTCGGACGCAAGGTCGCGCCGGACGGGCCGGGCCAGCCTCATCAACCGGCCCAAAGTCGCCGAGCTCGAACAAACGGGTTGGGAGGCGGATGTCGGGAAGGCCCGCGCCGAATTGGGCTTCGAGACGACATATTCCCTGGACGCGGGGCTGGCCGAGACCCTGGACTGGTGCTTGGCTCAGGGCCGGATCTGAATGTCCGGGGAGACCAGGGCGGTGCGGGTGGAATAGGTGGCCCGGAAGCGGACCGCTCCCTTGCGGCACCACCCTTCGGCCCGGGAGACGGCGTAGAATCCGACCTTGCCTGTCAGGACATGCACGCCTCGCGGCGCCCGGGCCGCCACGGTGAAGGGGACCTGCAGAGGCTTTTTGAAGCTAAGAACTTGGCGGCCGTCGATCGTCACGACTTCGGCGTCGAGGTCGGTGGCGCTGAAGAAGGGCTTGGGGAAGACTAATATTTCGCTGGGCTCGAATTCGATGGTGAAGGACGGGTGAGGACTGATCGAGAGCCCGCTTTTGACCACGACCTTAAGCAGGACCTTGCCCTCCTGGCCGCGGACGAGCCGCAGCGGAGTGATGCCGGCCTCGACGCGGACCAGCCCGCCCGCCGTCTGCCCGGAGAGGCCCCCCCCCGTCGCAAGGGCGAGTCCCAGCAGGAAGCTTCGGCGGCGCATGGTCTCCTTAGTTTAGGAGCCGCCCGAAGCCGAGTCAAGCGGTTCAGCCGGATTCTCCGCTTTACATTTCGATTTTGCCTTCATTATAATGAGCGGCATCTCCGAGGTAACCTATGACCCGACGCACGATCATCACCGGGACCGGCCATTACGTCCCGCCCCGCATCGTCACCAACTTCGACCTGGAAAAGCTGATGACGACTTCCGACGAATGGATCCAGCAAAGGTCGGGCATCAAGACCCGCCATCACGTCGACTTGGGCGTCGGAAGCTCGGACCTGGGAGTCGAGGCGGCCGCCCGGGCGATCGAGAGCGCCGGGATCGACAAAGCCGGCCTCGACTTCATCATCGCCGCCACGGTTTCGCCGGACTACCTGTTCCCCGGCATCGGTGTCCAGATCGGGGCCAAGCTGGG harbors:
- a CDS encoding NAD-dependent epimerase/dehydratase family protein, producing the protein MKVLLTGGTGFIGSHLAEALTASGHEVYALVRDPGTLKFLKGIPIRLVPGGLLDAPAFPPGLDRVFHLAGLTKALKTEAYFSVNRFGTASLLETLAAQGQFPRLIHLSSMAAAGPSIGGRPRREDDPPAPVSPYGRSKLAGEAEVLARADRFPSVIIRVGAVYGPRDEEFARFFRILKRGILPCFGPGRQPISICYVKDLVRALILAGEAGVRSGEIFQVGNPDASSFEEIGRLAALHLGRRARRLRIPMAAVKAAARLSDARSRRTGRASLINRPKVAELEQTGWEADVGKARAELGFETTYSLDAGLAETLDWCLAQGRI